The Metabacillus litoralis genome contains a region encoding:
- the alr gene encoding alanine racemase produces the protein MQPGFFRDTWVEVNLDAIEHNVRLMKQYIGEEVHLIAVVKANAYGHGAKQVAETALKSGATMLAVAFLDEAISLRNQGIQAPILVMGAIRASDVDIVEKHKLTVTVFSLTWLKEAEGCIQDFIDLHIKVDTGMGRLGVQDENELIDIFNFAEESNRFHVKGIYTHFATADENDSSYFLTQYDKFEKMISTVPNHRLFVHCANSATGLKFPSKVYNAVRFGISMYGLSPSPEMKSELPFSLQEAFSLQTKLVHVKKVTKGTKISYGATYEAKEDEWIGTLPIGYADGWIRKLKDAEVIIQNKRVPLVGRICMDQCMVKLPYEIPVGTNVTLIGKQDHENITIDEIAKRLDTINYEVPCTITSRVPRMYIKDECIIEVSNPLL, from the coding sequence ATGCAACCGGGTTTTTTTCGTGATACATGGGTTGAAGTAAATCTAGATGCAATTGAACATAATGTTCGTTTAATGAAACAATATATAGGTGAAGAGGTTCATTTAATTGCGGTAGTAAAGGCAAATGCTTATGGTCATGGGGCTAAGCAAGTAGCAGAGACTGCATTAAAATCTGGTGCAACCATGCTTGCAGTTGCTTTTTTAGATGAGGCAATATCATTACGCAATCAAGGTATACAAGCACCAATTTTAGTGATGGGAGCCATTAGAGCCTCAGATGTTGACATTGTTGAAAAACATAAACTAACAGTGACTGTATTTTCGTTAACTTGGCTAAAAGAAGCAGAAGGCTGTATTCAAGATTTCATTGATCTTCATATAAAAGTAGATACAGGTATGGGGCGTCTTGGCGTTCAGGATGAAAATGAACTCATAGACATTTTTAATTTTGCGGAAGAATCAAATCGTTTTCATGTTAAAGGCATTTATACACATTTCGCAACAGCAGATGAAAATGACTCATCTTATTTTCTAACACAATATGATAAATTTGAAAAAATGATTTCAACCGTACCGAATCATCGTCTGTTCGTTCATTGTGCAAACAGTGCTACAGGATTAAAATTTCCATCAAAGGTATATAATGCGGTCAGATTTGGGATATCTATGTATGGGTTATCTCCTTCACCGGAGATGAAAAGTGAACTTCCATTTTCCCTACAAGAGGCATTTTCTCTACAAACAAAATTAGTTCACGTAAAGAAAGTTACAAAAGGGACGAAAATCAGTTATGGAGCAACATATGAAGCTAAAGAAGATGAATGGATTGGAACTTTACCAATTGGTTATGCTGATGGATGGATAAGAAAGTTAAAAGATGCAGAAGTAATTATTCAAAATAAGCGTGTACCTTTGGTAGGTCGGATCTGCATGGATCAATGTATGGTCAAGCTTCCATATGAAATACCTGTAGGAACAAACGTTACGCTAATTGGTAAGCAGGATCATGAGAACATCACGATTGATGAGATAGCAAAGCGTCTGGATACAATAAATTATGAGGTGCCATGTACAATTACTTCACGTGTTCCCCGTATGTATATAAAAGATGAGTGTATAATTGAAGTGAGTAATCCTCTTTTATGA
- a CDS encoding CopG family ribbon-helix-helix protein: MSESSATTEILIQLPQALVSELDVLVKQENGNRNELIYQATKMYIRERKKRQIRESMRRGYMEMAKINLNIASEAFLAESEADHTVERLVSGG; encoded by the coding sequence GTGTCTGAATCCAGCGCAACAACAGAAATTTTAATTCAGTTACCTCAAGCATTAGTATCAGAATTGGATGTATTGGTAAAACAAGAGAACGGGAACAGAAACGAGCTTATTTATCAAGCGACAAAAATGTATATTCGTGAGCGTAAAAAGCGCCAAATTCGTGAGTCTATGAGACGTGGTTACATGGAAATGGCAAAAATCAATTTGAATATTGCATCTGAAGCATTTTTGGCAGAATCTGAGGCTGACCATACCGTTGAACGCTTAGTCAGCGGGGGTTAA
- the ndoA gene encoding type II toxin-antitoxin system endoribonuclease NdoA yields the protein MIVKRGDVYFADLSPVVGSEQGGVRPVLIIQNDIGNRFSPTVIIAAITAQIQKAKLPTHVEIDAKRYGFERDSVILLEQIRTIDKQRLTDKITHLDDEMMDKVDEALQISLGLIDF from the coding sequence TTGATTGTTAAACGAGGCGACGTTTATTTTGCCGATCTTTCTCCAGTTGTAGGTTCAGAGCAAGGTGGCGTACGTCCTGTATTAATTATTCAAAACGATATTGGGAACCGCTTTAGTCCTACAGTTATTATAGCGGCAATTACGGCCCAAATTCAAAAAGCAAAATTGCCAACTCATGTTGAGATTGATGCTAAGCGTTACGGGTTTGAAAGGGATTCGGTTATCCTGCTTGAACAGATTCGAACGATTGATAAACAAAGGCTTACTGATAAAATTACCCATCTTGATGATGAGATGATGGATAAAGTTGATGAAGCCTTACAAATAAGCTTAGGACTTATCGATTTTTAA